In the genome of Dioscorea cayenensis subsp. rotundata cultivar TDr96_F1 unplaced genomic scaffold, TDr96_F1_v2_PseudoChromosome.rev07_lg8_w22 25.fasta BLBR01000273.1, whole genome shotgun sequence, the window ATCCAAGTGAGAAGGGGAGAGATGTGAGGAGATAGGGCAAAAGTGGAAGGGAAGAACCCAAGAAGGAGGAGAGAGTAGGGTTGCAAGATGATCGGCCGACGAAATCATGCGGGATCTAGCTCCAATTTGTCGAGGGAATTCCTTGCAAGTTGCCCTACAATTCTATCAGTTTGATCCTTCCTTGATCTCTTTTTTGGTGGCTGTTGTGATGCTCATGTTTGTGAAATATAGATATTCTTTTTGAGTTATCTCTTGTGAATCCATCATGTATTGATGATGCTCACCCTCTTGTGAACCTCTAGCTTGTGTCTAGAGAGTAGATTGTAATCCTCTAGTTGTATCTAGAGCGAAACCTCATTGTATCCCATTATTGATGTAGTAAAGCATTTCTAAGTGGCCTCAAGGAGCCTCATGGTTTTCCCCTCAATTTGAAGGATTTTTCACGCTAAATTGGGTGTCTTGCATGTTGTATGCGTATTTATCATCTTTAGAGTTCATTATCTCATTTTAGACCACAAAGAGGGATTGTTTTAGCATTTGTAGGAgttgtattattattaggaGGCCATCCCCCCACATAGGAGGCCGCACAAGCTTTAGCGAGAACTGGCAGCGGGCGGTGTCTGCCACACTGGACTCGACAGAAGTCATGCGGGCATTTCGAGCCCGCATATGAACAATACTTCCTTGATAGCAAAAGACTGCGTGGGCCGTTGAGAGCCGCAAAGGGTTGGCAGAAAAGGGTGTGGCTGCACAAAAAGACGCACATGTGAATAGCAACAGTACTACAGTACAACAAAcattatttttgctacagtgtttcagCTAAGTTTTACACTTTTGCATAACCGGAAAACTCCAACAATCACAAAAACTTCCACTATCATTTTAAAGGGTTATGCTTCTTctattaatgaaataatatttcTGTGTTtgtattaaagaaaaaaaggatttgaaATAAGAGCCAAATCAGGCATTCTtacaaatgagaaagaaaatcatatatttttgagaGACACTAGAGTTGATTTTTACACAATtgttactaataataaaatcttttgAGTATGTCTCTGTTTCTCATAATTATTCTAAGTATTATTTATGTCATTTAAGATTTggatacataaataaataaaataaaatacttaaaatgaGCCAGCAGGAACACTgcctaaattaaatattaatgtttttgatatttatgaatTATGTGCCAAAAGGAAAATTATCAAAGAAGTCATTTTCCAATGCAAAATCATTTGCTTAAGTAACCCAAATATCTATCATTTAGATTAACTCCATCCCTCTAAAGTTGCATAGCAATGGATTCACCATTGTAAAGTTATTGTCCATAATATATCATCTTAGTTGTATGTAACGGACTTTTTATTATCCCCATATATTATCCCCACCCACATGGTAAATCTTTAGAGAATCATTAAGCTACTGTAACAAGTGCATTTCTGTACATGTCTATCTCTTGATAACATTTGTCaactttgtcaaaaataaaaaatagtatctAAAACTTAAATCacctaaaataaatattcatcTCTTctcattcattattttttttcacttttatcaagttttagtcTCTTAATTCTTacttttagaagaaaaaaatctattaaagtaaagaaaataaaagacatgaaGCAATATGAGTACATAAGAAGtgattctcaattttttttttttaaggaatatatgcatttttttaaattccgaacatatttaattaaattacactATAATTTTGAAGCCAAAACAAAAGAGGAAACcattttcacaaaacaaaacccataAAATATACAATACAAAGTGATCTGATGGTTTTAACCtccatgaattttttttgaaaaatattaaataaccaataatttttaacatttaacaTTTTGGGTTTAAAAACCATATTTTGCAGTGCCATCTTTTGTTGTATTAGGTTAAACAAATTAGCTCACTTTTATTGTGGTATCTTTTGGGATGGCATTTGCAATGACACTAGTCTATTGTTATAAAACACAATAGGAGCAAAAGCATGTCCAATAAAAATAGTCATAAAAAAGGAGCCAAATACATTTATTGTCGTCACTTTTATTGTGGTTTTATACTCTTTTTATTGTCTTCtacatttttgtaaaaaaaaaacagttacaatcaatttagaaatttcacttcaaattttttttttttaaaacaatccTATCAGGACATCCtagcttttattattataagacttcatttaaatttttattaaaatatctacCAAACACCCATATAAAAGTAATACACGCATATCCCCCCGTTGAGCACATCTAATTTAAGCATCAaagtataataattaaagacGTCATACATGACACACTCGatctaataatatttaaatctcaAATGTATGTCCTCAAAGTTTCTTTATAACTGCAAAATCCAAGAACAAGAGTAAATTCAATGAATATTCCAAGTCAAAGGCCTTTGACTCCTGTTCAGCTTTGACCAATGACAAAAAGCAAAATAGCCGCCAAAATGGCACTTTCCAATTTTGCTTGCAAAACATTGCTTGTTTTCTAGAACCCTACTTCCTTTTGAGGTCTTCTCTTGCTATAAATAGACCATCAAATGGAGCTCAAGTCTtcaaaacaatcaaagaaaccaagaaaaagaaaaaggtgttCCTTTTTTGTTCCTCAATTTAGTGTTAAGTTTTAATAATTGAACTCAAGAGATGGCAGCAAAGATCCCTCTACTTACTCCTTATAAGATGGGCAAGTTTGATCTCTCACACAGGTTCATTACTCAAATCTCATCaaacttattattattcaaCCTACTGATAATGCCTTACGTTGAGTTCTATCTATTTCTCTCTAATTTATACTGAAAACATTGAGGACTAAATACAAATTTGGTAGTGCACTACTAAACTTCTCTGTCTAATTCATTatgaaaacaattatatataccCTATTTCATTCATCTtgatacattttattttattgtttggatATTATGAATACATGATTAAGTTGAGATTAACATATGCTTTACTTATTTCAGAGTAGTTTTGGCTCCATTAACAAGAACAAGATCTTATGGCACTGTTCCTCAACCCCATGCCATTTTGTACTACTCTCAGAGGACATCGAAAGGAGGCCTTTTGATTAGTGAAGCTACTGGAGTCTCTAATACTGCTCAAGGgtaattaattcatttaatcaACTTCTAAATCCTTCTAATTCTTCAttttaatcatcaataaaaagtgTGGCCTTAATCTGAATTGCAGATACCCTGAATCTCCTGGAATTTGGACAAAAGAACAAGTTGAAGCATGGAAACCAATTGTGAAGGCTGTGCATGATAAGGGTGGTGTGTTCTTCTGTCAGTTAGGGCATGTAGGAAGAGTATCAAGCTATGGTAAAGTTCAACACATACATTCATGCAAAGATTTATGTGTTTAATCTAACAATCTATGAAATATTTTGGCAAAATAGGTTACCAACCTAATGGACAAGCTCCAATCTCTAGTACTGATCAGCCAATGCCGGATCAAACCCATCTTGATGGTACGGTTGAAGAGTACTCTCCTCCCCGACGACTACGAACCGATGAGATCCCGCAAATTGTCAATGATTTCAGATTGACTGCAAGGAATGCTATTGAAGCTGGTAAGTTCTTTATATTAAATACAAGTTCGAACTCAAAACCAATCACATTACCGATCTTTGTTGTTTCTGAAATGCAGGCTTTGATGGAATTGAAATCCACGGTGCTCATGGCTACTTGTTGGAACAATTTATGAAGGACAGTGTGAATGACAGGACTGATGAATACGGAGGTAGCTTGGAGAACCGATGCCGCTTAGCTATTGAAGTGATTGAAGCAATTGTGAATGAGATTGGTGCTGATAGAGTCGGCGTTAGACTCTCTCCATTTGCAGATTACATGGAAGCCTGGGACTCAAACCCAGAGGCTCTCGGACTCTACATGGTTCGGGCATTGAACAAGTTTGGCATTCTCTACTGCCATATGGTTGAGCCAAGGATGGCAATTGTAGATGGTAGGCAGCAGATTCCACACCGCCTTCTTAACTTGAGGAAGGCATTCAAAGGAACATTTATCGCTGCTGGAGGATATGATCGAGATGAAGGTAACAAAGTTGTTGCTGAAGGTTATACCGATCTCGTCGCCTATGGTCGCTTGTTCTTGGCTAATCCTGACTTGCCAAAGAGATTTGAGTTGGAGGCAACGTTGAACAAGTACAATAGGCTCACCTTCTACACTCAGGACCCTGTTATTGGGTATACAGATTACCCGTTTCTCGATGAGGCTTCTGCATGAGTTCCTGAAGATTTTTCCTGCATGTGTTTcagtaaaagaagaaaaccacaTTATAGACTGAAGATACAAAATTCTCATGTACCCATGTTTGACTTGGCTGCAATAAAATTGTTTTAGCTCATCAATACAATGCCTGTGATCCTGTGATCCCATAATCGATTGAAGAAAAGTAAACAAGATCAATCAAATAAAGGAAATTACAACAAGGCTATTAGCTCCTGTGATTAAGCCGAACACGAAACCCAAAGAATAAGCAAAATGTTCATTGAGTTAGCGCAATGACACTGATAAGACCGTTGAACATTTGGCCATACTTgatatttgaaaaatcaaaataacagaACCCTAGAATAATATCTAAAACTCACAGAATCCCAGAACAATATCTGAAACTAGTCATTTTGGCagaaaaagcaaaaagtaaGCCCATCTCAGTAATAGGACTAGAACCATGTCTAATCATTGGTGGATAATCTTCCTAATTATATTTGACTTagcaattattattaattgatatttaatcaacaattgattCAGTGTTGTTAAGGCGCGCGCCTAGGCCCCAATGCGCAGCGCTAAACCTCCTTAGCGCCTCTAAGGGTCTAAGACAAACCGCTTTTAATAAGGCAAGGGCTTTTTGGGCTTTTTTGCGCCTTTTTTTTTAAGCCTAAGGCTCCAAAAAAGGCGCGCCTTATTGAAAAAACTGTTGGTCGATTTACAGCTTTACTAGGCATTGGTATTTAAAAAGTCTCTaagtctattaaaaaaaatagaatataataaCTAagcaataaatatattaaaattagaagTCTAGTAATCTTCTTGGTTTGAAGAGGGAGAGCAACTAAGCAACCGCCACTACACTTCAAGGATCAACAAAGTGCAGCACTGCAGCAGCAATCTCATTCTAATAAAGGTACAGCTGATTTTTCATCTTCAtattactttcttcttttccatctttttacAAGAGTTTTGCCAtcaaattagtttttgttttttttataaaaacagaGATAAACAAAGATCTTTGAAACTATTCatttttcattccttttttgGTTTCCTTTttagaaaacataaaacatgtTATAAGAATATAATTAACCATCCAtattcatgttttcattgatcTTCAAAACAGAGCATAAGTTTATGTTTTtacattgattttgtttacttttcacTAACAATGTTTTCTCCTTTAAATTATGTAGAAAATGTCGAATGATATGGGTGCATCAAGTGGACATGTAAGCAACAAAAAAGACCCTGCATGGAAGTATAATTTTCTAAGTAATCCCAACGACCCAAACACAGTCACCTGTATGTTTTGTcaaaagataacaaaatgaGTGATCTTTCGGGCCAAACAACACCAAATCGGTAATTTCAGAAATGCCAAACCTTGTTTGAAAGTTCCAGAACATGTCAAAGAGGAGCTTTTTTCttatatgaaggaaaaaaaatgcaaaaagaaaactacAACTTACCAGATATTGATGATTTTGGTAATATGGTGGAaattaatgaagaagaagatgaaggcaACACTAAGCGGAAACAATTATCACAACAATTTAGTAAAGAGTCTAGGGATAATGCCAAAAGACCAAGGCAAAAGGGTCCCATGGATGTGTTTGTAAAACAAAAGCCAGATAAAGTGGTTGAGTTGAGAAATCATGGGAAATTGAAGCAAGTAAATATCAAAGATGCATGTGACAAAAAGCAAAGAGAAGAAGCATGCCAATATATTGCTCGTTTTTTCTATCAAGCAGGAATTCCTTTTAATGTTGCAAAGTTAGATTCATTTAAATGGGCAATTGAAGATATTGGACAATATGGCCCAAACTTGAAACCTCCAAGCTACCATGAATTGAGAGTTACACTACTTCAAAAAGAGATGGACTATACAAATGAATTGTTCAAGAATCACAAGGAAGCTTGGGTTAAGCATGGTTGTTTTGTCATGTCAGATGGACGGACTGATATAAGGGGTAGaagtttgatgaattttttagtAAATTGTCCAGCTAGAACTATGTTTGTCAAGTCCATTGATGCTTCTGCTTATGTGAAAACTGGTGAGAAAATGTTTGAGTTGCTGGATTCTTTTGTGGACTATATAGGAGAGGCCAATATTATCCAAGTAATCACTGACAATACAATTAACTTTGTCATGGCtggtaattcttttcttttattcttaattagcatttttcaattcattttcattcataaatTATGATTCCAAAATTTCAGAAGTAACTCACTAATTTATAATCTGATTTTCTTTGAAATAGGAAAGCTATTGCAAGCAAAAAGACCACACCTCTATTGGACACCATGTGCAGCACACTGCATTGACCTTATGCTAGAAGATATTGGCAAGCTTCCTCTAATTAGCAAGACTTTAGAAAGGGCAACCGCACTTACTAGATTCATATACAATCACACTAATGTTTTGAATATGATGAGACAGTTCACAAAGCAAAGAGATCTAGTTAGGCCTGGTAAAACTCGCTTTTGCACATGTTATCTCACATTACAAAGTGTTCATAAGCAAAAAGTGAATTTAAGAACTATGTTTACTTCTTAAGAATGGACGACAAGCAAATGGACAAAGAATCAGAAGGCTAAAAGGGTTGCTGAAACTGTTCTAATGCCTTCATTTTGGAATGGTGTAATTTTTACTCTTAAGGCTATGGGATATATATATGAGACTATGGATAGAGCTAAGGAAGCTATTATAGAAGCTTTTGGTGAAAATGAAGGGAAGTACAAGgagatttttaaaatcattGATAAAAGATGGGAATGCCAGCTACATCACCCATTGCACGCAGCTGGATACTTATTAAATCCGGAGTTCTTTTATGATAATCAAAACATAgagtttgatgaagaaataaCTTCGGGATTATATGCTTGTATAGCGAAATTAGTTCCAAGCCAAGAGATGCAAGATAAAATTATGAGTGAACTGCACATGTACAAAAATGCAGGACTTTTTTGGATTCCACTTGCAATTAgatcaaggaaaacaaaagcACCAGGTAACTTAAAGTTTACTAACTTATTCAtagtttaagtttttttaagtttactaagttattcatattttttgtttttatattgattattatcttatttgtatTCAACTATATAGCTGAATGGTGGAACTTGTACGGGGAGCTCAACACCAAACTTACAGCAACtagcaattaaaattttaagtttgacTTGTAGTGCTTCCGGTTGTGAACGTAATTGGAGTGTTTTTCAGCATGTATGTTTTCCAATTTCTACCTATTCTTGAGTTATAGAATTACttgaaaagaatttgaaataaatattaactaCACTAAACAATCAATTTTGCAGATTCACACAAAGCGGAGGAATAAATTAGAACAAAAACGGCTAAATGATCTAGTTTATGTAAAGTATAACCAAAAGTTGAAAGAAAGATATGATGGGAAGAATGTTGTTGATCCTATTTCATTAGGTGACATTGTTGACAGTAATGAGTGGCTAACAAGAAAGACGGGTGCAAATTTAGATGAAACAAAAGATGATTTGGTgtttgaagatgatgaactgACTTGGGGTGTAGTGGCAAGTGCTGCTGGTCTTGGAGAATTATCAAGACGAACTAGATTGCAATCAAAATCTAGAGGAAATTGTTTAGCTGATGAAGTGGAAGATGACAATGAAGTAGAGCATGATGTAGATAGTTATGATTCtgaacaaggaaaagaagatgaaaacatgaatttagagtttgacattaatgatgatgattattagttGCTTATGTCTTATGATTTTAGGAatagaattttgattttaagATAGAAAAGTTTGTTAATATTAGAGTTTAAGCCTTTAAGCTTTCTATTTATCTATcatatagcatatatatatatatattatttatgtgtGTGCACCTTACTTCAATCAGGCgcgctttttttttttttgcgctTTGAGCCTCGGGCAATATAAGGGACCTAGCGCCTCGGGTGCGCCTTGCGCTCTTAACAttgaattgattaattatcGATGATCAATCATATAAACACATGAAATATATGAGTTAGATCAAAGTTACATCACAATTTCAGAATTTCACAAGAGAAAAATCCTTCACTGTGCACTCACGATTCTCTTGATCTTTTCACCATTGACCCTAAAAATGTGATGGCCAATAtgaatattagggttttattgtAGCCGTccaatcacaattttttttataagcaaaaccctaatcccatatcaGATATATGCAGTAATTAGATTAGTTTAGGCATGTAGCATAGGACTTATTTGAGATCTCTACATCTTTAGTAAATTAGTCCttagtaattttaataatcacaATCATACACATTAACAAGTTGCAATTCAATCCAAAAGTTAGatatattaataaatgtttCCCAAtgtaatattttacatattagttCCTCACTTCCTGTATCAATAAATAATTCATGTAAATAGGTATGATTAGATCACCAATGGCATTGTCAATCCTGGTTTGATGTTTGCCTCCTTATTATATTTGACAtgatacaatttttaaaaatatttataacaatatatactttcatatagtcaaatacttaaaattaaccAGCCAAATTTTATCaaacacataaaaaacatattttaaaaccataatctcGTAAATTGTGATTGTAACCGTCCAATCACaacttttttataaacaaaacctAATCTCATATAAGATATATGCACTAATTAGATTAGTTTAGTCATGTAGCATAGGACTTGTTTGGGATCTCTACATCTTTAGCAAATTAGtccataataattttaataatcacaATCATACTCATTAACAAATTGCAATTCAATCAAAGGttagaaaatattaatatgtgagactccaatgtaatattttatatattagttcCTCATTTCCTCTATCAATAAATAATCCATATAAATAGGTATGATTAGACCACCAATGGCAATGTCGATCCTGCTTAAATGTTTGTCTCCTTATTACATTTGACATgacacaatttttaaaaatatttacaacaatatatactttcatatagtaaaatacttaaaattaaccagccaattttttatcaaacatataaaaaacatattttaaaaatattctctcATGCAATAAGTGTGATAGATCCATCTTAGATTATTACAAACttaatatattcattatataacCTAACATGTCCATATATAACCTTTAATTAGGTATCATCGATTGACACCATCAAAGCGATATGATTTTATGCATAAGATTTAATGACACCCTTAAGTAATAAGGGCTTTTCTGTAACAAAATAAATGCCTCTATGACAATGTGTAGTATGACAATGTGTGGTCCAAGAGTTCTATAGTGGTCCAATTCAGTGTTTGTCAACAACAAACATTCACAATTTTACTAAGAGTCTTTATTCCAGTGGCGAGCACGTACCACTCTATCACACACATAGTATTACGACATGTGGCAActaataatgaatacaaaattatattttattttataagttgTGAATTATTTCAGGTTGCAAGTAACATAAATAATcgtgttttaatttaatgatctccatcattaatttgatttttatacaaTACAACCCAAGAATAAATATGTCATTAAACATGAATAATATAATCCCAACAATTATGTATGCAATGaaataaagtattttattattaaataataattctaattggCTTTGTGGAGCATACTAGTTTTTCGGTCTTCCGTTTGTACTTAAAGCTaatcaaatacaaatatgaaaCCCGCCCTTTCTATATGTTTCTCAAGACTCAAACACATTTTGACTTAAAGGTTTAGTCAATGAATTTGCTACATTTTTTACGGAAAAGATCAGACTTtctatatctatttttattggatgaaatcatatttctatgtttgtattagagaaaaaaaggattttgaaATAAGAGCCAAATCAGACATTGTTACAATTGAGAAAGATAATCATATATCTCTGAGAGTATTAGAGTTTAATTTTACACAATtgttactaataataaatattcatcTTTTCATTATGTCTTTGTTTCTCATAATTATTCTAATTCTTATTTATGTCATTTAAGATTTggatacataaataaataaaaaatactcaaaatGAGCCAGCAAGGAACACTGCCtgaattaaatattaatgtttttgatatttatgaatGATGTGCCAAaggaaaattattaaaagaaaaccgttttccaaacattaaaaaattgtcAAATTGACTTGAGGTAGTTCATTCATATTTATGTGCCCGTGTGACAAAAGAATgcaatattttattactttttacaAGTAATCACTCCATCAGCGATTCGATGCAAAATCATTTGCTTAAGTAACCCAAATATCTACCATTTAACTCCATCCCTCCAAGGATGCATAGCAAAGAATTCACTATTGTAGAGTTATTGTCCCTAATATATCATCTTAGATGCATGAGTAACCCAAATATCTACCATTTAACTCCATCCCTCCAAGGATGCATAGCAAAGAATTCACTATTGTAGAGTTATTGTCCCTAATATATCATCTTAGATGCATGTAGCAGACTCTCATTGCCCGCATATTACCCCATTCCACATAAAGGAATCATTAAGTTACCTAACCAGTGCACCTCTATACTTATCTGTCTCTTAGCAGCATTTGTTaactttgtcaaaaataaaaaataatatcttcaACTAAATCACCTAAAATAAATACCCATCTCTTCtcattcatttttgtttttttttcacttttatcaagtttcagacttctcttaatttttacttttaaaagaaaaaaatctattaaagcaaagaaaaaaaaaaggcatgaaCCAGTATGAGTACATAAGAAataattctcaatttttttaaggaatatatgcatatgatatttaaaaaaaaaatccaaacatcaacatatttaattaaatttcactaaaattttgaaaccaaaacaaaagaggTAACcattttcacaaaacaaaacccattAAATATAAAGTACAAAGTTATCTGGTGGTTGTAACCTccataaaaactttttttaaaatattaaataaccaatagtttttaatatataacattttagGTTTAAAAACCATATTTTGCATTGCCATCTTTTGTTAAGGTTAAAAAAATTAGCTTACTGTTTTTGTGGTATCTTTTGGGAATGGCATTTGCAATGACGCAAGTCTCCAATCATGAAAAGCAATAGCCTCAAAGCATGTCCaataaaaataaccataaaaaaggGCCCGCAAAACATTTGTGGTACTTTTATTgtgattttataatatttcactACATCACTACCCATGTCAtagttaaaatttattcataacttctataatttaaatatatattccaCATTTACCAAACacctatataaaaataatacacGCATATCCCCCGTTGAACACATCTAATTTAAGTATCAGCCATGACACACTcaatctaataataattaatcttaaATGTATGTCCTCAATGTTTCTTTATAACTGCAAAATCGAAGAACAAGACTAAATTCAATGTATATTCC includes:
- the LOC120253980 gene encoding putative 12-oxophytodienoate reductase 5 isoform X2, whose product is MAAEIPLLTPYKMGKFDLSHRVVLAPLTRTRSYGTVPQPHAILYYSQRTSKGGLLISEATGVSNTAQGYPESPGIWTKEQVEAWKPIVKAVHDKGGVFFCQLGHVGRVSSYGYQPNGQAPISSTDQPMPDQTHLDGTVEEYSPPRRLRTDEIPQIVNDFRLTARNAIEAGFDGIEIHGAHGYLLEQFMKDSVNDRTDEYGGSLENRCRLAIEVIEAIVNEIGADRVGVRLSPFADYMEAWDSNPEALGLYMVRALNKFGILYCHMVEPRMAIVDGRQQIPHRLLNLRKAFKGTFIAAGGYDRDEGNKVVAEGYTDLVAYGRLFLANPDLPKRFELEATLNKYNRLTFYTQDPVIGYTDYPFLDEASA
- the LOC120253980 gene encoding putative 12-oxophytodienoate reductase 5 isoform X1, yielding MAAKIPLLTPYKMGKFDLSHRVVLAPLTRTRSYGTVPQPHAILYYSQRTSKGGLLISEATGVSNTAQGYPESPGIWTKEQVEAWKPIVKAVHDKGGVFFCQLGHVGRVSSYGYQPNGQAPISSTDQPMPDQTHLDGTVEEYSPPRRLRTDEIPQIVNDFRLTARNAIEAGFDGIEIHGAHGYLLEQFMKDSVNDRTDEYGGSLENRCRLAIEVIEAIVNEIGADRVGVRLSPFADYMEAWDSNPEALGLYMVRALNKFGILYCHMVEPRMAIVDGRQQIPHRLLNLRKAFKGTFIAAGGYDRDEGNKVVAEGYTDLVAYGRLFLANPDLPKRFELEATLNKYNRLTFYTQDPVIGYTDYPFLDEASA